A single genomic interval of Hevea brasiliensis isolate MT/VB/25A 57/8 chromosome 4, ASM3005281v1, whole genome shotgun sequence harbors:
- the LOC110665876 gene encoding ER lumen protein-retaining receptor, translating to MNLFRLAGDMTHLASVLVLLLKIHTIKSCAGVSLKTQELYALVFVTRYLDIFTSYISFYNTVMKLIFLGSSFSIVWSMRQHKLIRKSYDKDQDTFRHFFLVLPCLILALLIHEKITFKEVMWTFSLYLEAVAILPQLVLLQRTRNIDNLTGQYVFLLGAYRALYILNWIYRYFTEEHYVQWITWTSGIVQTLLYADFFYYYFQSWKNNVKLQLPA from the exons ATGAATTTATTCAGATTAGCTGGGGACATGACCCATTTGGCCAGTGTTCTTGTTTTGCTCCTCAAGATCCACACCATCAAATCCTGTGCTG GGGTTTCTTTGAAGACTCAGGAGCTGTATGCCCTTGTATTTGTAACTCGCTACTTGGATATATTTACCAGTTACATATCATTTTATAATACTGTGATGAAGTTAATTTTCCTCGGAAGCTCTTTCTCTATTGTTTGGTCTATGCGGCAACACAAGCTGATTCGAAAATCTTATGATAAGGATCAAGACACATTTCGCCATTTTTTTCTTGTGTTGCCCTGTCTGATTTTGGCCTTATTAATTCATGAAAAGATTACCTTCAAAGAG GTAATGTGGACATTTTCCTTGTATTTGGAAGCTGTCGCAATACTTCCTCAGCTTGTTTTGCTGCAAAGAACAAGAAACATTGACAACTTAACAGGACAATATGTCTTTCTCCTCGG GGCATACAGAGCACTCTATATATTAAACTGGATCTATCGCTACTTTACTGAGGAACACTATGTCCAATGGATAA CTTGGACATCAGGAATTGTTCAGACATTACTATATGCTGATTTTTTCTATTATTATTTCCAAAG CTGGAAGAACAATGTAAAGCTACAGTTACCAGCTTGA